In Vigna unguiculata cultivar IT97K-499-35 chromosome 3, ASM411807v1, whole genome shotgun sequence, a single genomic region encodes these proteins:
- the LOC114176997 gene encoding pentatricopeptide repeat-containing protein At2g41080, producing MVKFGFSRTSFLRLCAFAPTSFPFRNCNLWLLQKPTCKMTTFRMAKEQFATLCSRGHVREAFESFVSEIWAEPHLFSNLLQACIGLKSVALGKQLHSLILTSGCSSDKFISNHLLNLYSKFGELRAAVALFDRMPRRNIMSCNIMIKAYLEMGDIESARNLFDEMPERNIATWNAMVTGLAKFEINEESLVFFSRMNELGLMPDEYSLGSVLRGCAHLGALFAGQQVHAYVMKCGFEFNLVVGCSLAHMYMKASSMDDGERVINWMPDYNLVAWNTLMAGKTQKGSFEGVLDQYCMMKKAGFRPDKITFVSVISSCSELAILGQGKQIHAEAIKAGASYEVSVVSSLVSMYSRCGCLQESFKSFLECKERDVVLWSSMIAAYGFHGQGEEAIKLFNQMEQENLPVNEVTFLSLLYACSHCGMKDKGLDFFDMMVKKYGLKARLEHYTCVVDLLGRSGCLEEAEAMIRSMPVKADAIIWKTLLSACKLHKNAEIGRRVAAEVLTIDPQDSASYVLLANIYSSAKRWQNVSEVRRAMKDKMVKKEPGVSWVEVKNQVHQFHMGGECHPKHLEINQYLEQLTSEMKKRGYVPDTNSVLHDMDNEEKEHNLRHHSEKLAIAFALMSTPAGVPIRVMKNLRVCSDCHVAIKYISEIKNLEIIVRDSSRFHHFKNGTCSCRDYW from the coding sequence ATGGTCAAGTTTGGTTTTTCTCGTACCAGTTTCTTGCGTCTGTGTGCTTTTGCGCCCACCAGTTTTCCTTTTCGAAATTGCAATCTCTGGCTTCTCCAAAAACCCACTTGCAAAATGACCACTTTTCGGATGGCAAAAGAACAATTTGCTACCTTGTGTTCAAGAGGGCACGTAAGAGAAGCTTTTGAAAGCTTTGTATCAGAGATATGGGCAGAACCCCATTTGTTCTCAAACCTCCTCCAAGCGTGCATTGGGTTAAAGTCTGTTGCTTTGGGGAAGCAGCTTCACTCTTTGATATTAACTTCTGGCTGTTCCTCAGACAAGTTCATTTCCAACCATCTCCTCAATCTCTACTCAAAATTTGGGGAGCTTAGAGCCGCTGTTGCTTTGTTTGATCGAATGCCTAGGAGGAACATCATGTCATGTAACATTATGATCAAGGCCTATCTTGAAATGGGCGACATCGAGAGTGCCAGGAACctgtttgatgaaatgcctGAGAGAAATATTGCCACGTGGAACGCCATGGTAACGGGTTTGGCCAAGTTTGAAATAAATGAGGAGTCTTTAGTCTTCTTTTCGAGAATGAATGAATTAGGGTTAATGCCAGATGAGTACTCTTTGGGTAGCGTGCTCAGGGGATGTGCTCATCTAGGAGCTTTGTTTGCTGGCCAACAGGTTCATGCCTATGTTATGAAATGTGGGTTTGAGTTTAATTTGGTTGTTGGATGCTCTTTAGCTCATATGTATATGAAAGCTAGCAGCATGGACGATGGGGAGAGAGTTATCAATTGGATGCCGGATTACAATTTGGTTGCTTGGAATACACTTATGGCTGGAAAAACTCAAAAGGGATCCTTTGAGGGAGTTCTGGATCAATATTGTATGATGAAAAAGGCAGGTTTTAGACCAGACAAGATTACTTTTGTGAGTGTGATCAGCTCGTGTTCGGAGTTAGCTATCCTTGGTCAAGGGAAGCAAATTCATGCTGAAGCAATCAAAGCAGGAGCTAGTTATGAAGTTTCGGTAGTTAGTTCATTGGTTAGTATGTACTCTAGATGTGGATGTTTGCAAGAGTCTTTCAAATCTTTTCTGGAATGCAAAGAGCGAGATGTTGTGTTATGGAGTTCAATGATTGCTGCTTATGGATTTCATGGTCAAGGAGAAGAAGCCATCAAACTTTTCAATCAAATGGAACAAGAAAATCTGCCAGTAAACGAGGTCACTTTCTTGAGCTTGCTTTATGCTTGTAGCCATTGCGGAATGAAGGACAAAGGACTTGATTTCTTTGATATGATGGTGAAAAAGTATGGACTCAAGGCTAGACTAGAACATTATACTTGTGTGGTTGACCTACTAGGCAGGTCTGGCTGTTTGGAGGAGGCAGAGGCCATGATACGATCCATGCCTGTAAAAGCAGACGCAATTATATGGAAGACATTATTATCTGCGTGTAAACTCCACAAGAATGCTGAAATTGGAAGAAGAGTTGCTGCAGAAGTTCTTACGATTGATCCACAAGATTCTGCTTCATATGTTCTACTTGCCAACATTTATTCTTCAGCTAAGAGATGGCAAAATGTTTCTGAGGTAAGGAGAGCCATGAAAGACAAGATGGTGAAGAAAGAACCAGGCGTAAGTTGGGTAGAAGTGAAGAATCAGGTTCACCAGTTTCATATGGGTGGTGAATGCCACCCAAAACATCTGGAAATTAATCAGTACCTGGAACAATTAACTTCAGAAATGAAGAAGCGGGGCTATGTACCTGATACTAACTCTGTTTTGCATGACATGGACAACGAGGAAAAAGAACACAACTTGAGGCACCATAGTGAGAAATTGGCAATTGCTTTCGCTTTAATGAGCACCCCAGCGGGAGTGCCAATAAGAGTGATGAAAAACTTGCGGGTTTGCAGTGATTGTCATGTTGCCATCAAGTACATATCAgagataaaaaatttagaaattattgtGCGAGATTCTAGCAGGTTTCACCATTTCAAAAATGGTACATGCTCTTGTAGAGATTATTGGTAA